GCCCTCGGCGCTCAGTCCGGCACCCACCTCGGCGATCGTCGAACCGTCGATCAGGACGTCCTGCGCCTCGCCGCCGAGCACCTTGGCACCACGGATCAGGATCTTGCTCATGTGTCTTACTTCTCCTCGATACGGGCGTGGGTGACGGCGGGTTCGTTGCCACCGAGCAGCAGGTACAGGACGGCCATCCGGATGGAGACTCCGTTTGCGACCTGCTCGACGACGGTGCAGCGGTCGGAGTCGGCGACCTCGGCGGTGATCTCCATGCCGCGGACCATCGGGCCGGGGTGCATCACGATGGCGTGCTCGGGCATCCGCGCCATGCGGTCGCCGTCGAGGCCGTAGCGCCGCGAGTACTCGCGCTCGGTCGGGAAGAAGGCGGCGTTCATGCGCTCGCGCTGGACCCGCAGCATCATCACCGCGTCGGACTTGGTGAGGGTGGAGTCGAGGTCGTACGACACCTCGCAGGGCCAGGTCTCGACGCCGACCGGTACCAGGGTGGGCGGGGCGACCAGGGTGACCTCGGCGCCGAGGGTGTGCAGCAGGTCGACGTTGGAGCGGGCGACCCGGCTGTGCAGGACGTCGCCGACGATGGTGATGCGCCTGCCGGCCAGGTCCTGGCCGAGTCCGGCGTCCCGGCCGACGAGGCGGCGGCGCATGGTGAAGGCGTCCAGCAGGGCCTGCGTGGGGTGCTGGTGGGTGCCGTCGCCGGCGTTGATGACGGCGGCGTCGATCCAGCCGGAGTTGGCCAGCCGGTAGGGGGCTCCGGAGGCGCCGTGCCGGATGACCACGGCGTCGACGCCCATGGCCTCCAGGGTCTGGGCGGTGTCCTTCAGGGACTCGCCCTTGGAGACGCTGGAGCCCTTGGCGGTGAAGTTGATGACGTCCGCCGAGAGGCGCTTCTCGGCGGCTTCGAAGGAGATACGCGTGCGCGTGGAGTCCTCGAAGAAGAGGTTGACGATCGTACGGCCGCGCAGGGTCGGCAGTTTCTTGATCGGCCGGTCCGCGACCCGGGCCATCTCCTCGGCGGTGTCGAGGATCAGGACGGCGTCGTCGCGGGTGAGGTCGGCGGCCGAGATGAGATGACGCTGCATCTGTCAGGCTCCGTAAGGCAATTCGGGATTCGGGAGATTCCGGGCAGACCAGGGCACGCCGAAAGGGCGCGTGCCCAGCGGCCGCTACTGGGGCTGCTTCGCACCGAGCAGCACGGTGTCCCGACCGTCCTCCTCGGCGAGCTGGACCTTGACCGTCTCCCGCAGCGACGTGGGGAGGTTCTTGCCGACGTAGTCGGCGCGGATGGGCAGTTCGCGGTGGCCGCGGTCGACGAGGACCGCGAGCTGGACCGCGCGCGGACGCCCCACGTCGTTCAGGGCGTCGAGCGCGGCCCGGACGGTACGGCCGGAGAAGAGCACGTCGTCGACGAGGACGACCAGCTTGCCGTCGATGCCGTCACCGGGGATCTCGGTGCGGGCCAGCGCACGCGGCGGGTGCATGCGCAGGTCGTCGCGGTACATGGTGATGTCGAGCGAGCCGACCGGAATCTTGCGTTCCGTGATCTGCTCGAGCTTGGCGGCGAGCCGCTGGGCGAGGAAGACACCCCGGGTCGGAATGCCGAGGAGCACCACGTCGTCGGCGCCCTTGGCGCGCTCGACGATCTCGTGGGCGATGCGGGTCAGTACCCGCGCGATGTCGGGGCCCTCGAGAACGGGCCGGGCATCGGAGGCTTGCGTGTCCTGCTTGTCGTGCTTGTCCATACGAAACGGACCTCCTTCTCCGCCTCACGGGACGGACCTTAAAGGACGTCGGATTTGCGCCATCCACGGTAGCAGGCCCGCACGACACCCCTGATCACCCCCCTGGGCTAATCGGCCACCGCCACCACGGAAGAGTCGGTGTGGACCATTCGGCTTGACGCAGAAGAATCACGCTGCGTAACCTCACAGTGAGTTACCAGACGCGCGGCGGCGGAACGTCCGCAGCCGCGTCGACACAGTGTCCGGGGAGCTATATGTCCAGCGAATACGCCAAACAGCTCGGGGCCAAGCTCCGGGCCATCCGCACCCAGCAGGGCCTTTCCCTCCACGGTGTCGAGGAGAAGAGCCAGGGACGCTGGAAGGCGGTCGTGGTCGGGTCGTACGAGCGCGGTGACCGCGCGGTGACCGTACAGCGCCTTGCCGAACTGGCGGATTTCTATGGCGTGCCGGTGCAGGAACTGCTCCCGGGCACCACCCCCGGCGGCGCCGCCGAGCCCCCGCCGAAGCTGGTTCTGGACCTGGAGCGGCTGGCCACCGTGCCGGCCGAGAAGGCGGGCCCCCTGCAGCGCTACGCGGCCACGATCCAGTCGCAGCGCGGTGACTACAACGGCAAGGTGCTGTCGATCCGCCAGGACGACCTGCGCACACTCGCCGTCATCTATGACCAGTCGCCCTCGGTTCTGACCGAGCAGCTGATCAGCTGGGGCGTCCTCGACGCGGACGCGCGCCGCGCGGTGGCTCACGAGGAGAGCTGAGCCCCACCGCACCACAGCAGAAACGTGCCGCCGCGGTGGCCGGAACTTCACGGTTCCGGCCACCCCGGCGGCTTTCTGCGCCCTTCGGACGGCACGGCGGTGCGGGAACGCCAGGGGGCCCGCAGCACTCACGCTGCGGGCCCCCTGGCGATGTCGTGCCTCTTACGCCTCGTCGCGGCGCAGGGAGGGCTTCAGCTCCTTGAGCCGGCCGAGCAGACCGTTGACGAAGGCGGGCGACTCCTGGGTGGAGAACTCCTTCGCCAGCTGCACCATCTCGTCGAGGACGACGGCGTCCGGGACCTCGTCCACCCAGATCAGCTCGTAGGCGCCCAGACGCAGGAGGTTGCGGTCCACGACCGGCATCCGGTCGAGCGTCCAGCCGACCGAGTACTGCGCGATCAGCTCGTCGATCCGCTTCGCCTGCTTGGCGTAGCCCTCGACCAGCTGCATCGTGTACTCGCTCACCGGCGGCTGCCGGGTGTCGTCCCGGGAGAGCCGGATCCAGTCCGCGAGGACGGTCAGGACGTCGGCGCCGCGCTGGTCGCCCTCGAAGAGGATCTGGAAGGCGCGCTTGCGGGCCGTGTTGCGGGCAGCCACGGTTAGCTGTTCACCCGGCCGAGGTAGTCGCTGGTACGGGTGTCGACCTTGATCTTCTCACCGGTGGTGATGAAGAGCGGGACCTGGATCTGGTGACCGGTCTCCAGGGTGGCGGGCTTGGTGCCACCGGTGGAGCGGTCGCCCTGCAGGCCCGGCTCGGTCTCCTGGACGACGAGCTCGACGGCGGCCGGCAGCTCGACGAAGAGCACCTCGCCCTCGTGCTGCGCGACGGTGGCGGTGAAGCCCTCGATGAGGAAGTTCGCGGCGTCACCGACGGCCTTGCGGTCGACCATGAGCTGGTCGTAGGTCTCCATGTCCATGAAGACGAAGTACTCGCCGTCCATGTACGAGAACTGCATGTCGCGCTTGTCGACAGTGGCCGTCTCGACCTTGACGCCGGCGTTGAAGGTCTTGTCGACGACCTTGCCGGAGAGCACGTTCTTGAGCTTGGTGCGCACGAAGGCGGGGCCCTTGCCGGGCTTGACGTGCTGGAACTCGACGACGGACCAGAGCTGGCCGCCTTCGAGCTTGAGCACCAGGCCGTTCTTGAGGTCGTTCGTGGAAGCCACGGTTGCGGAATCTCCTGGACTGACGTGGACGACCCCGGCGCGCGCACGTTGCCTATAGTGCGAGCAGTTCCTTGGTCGTGATGGTGAGTAGCTCGGGTCCGCCGTCCGCCTCGGGGCGGACGACGAGCGTGTCATCGATCCGGACGCCGCCCCGGCCCGGGAGGTGGACCCCCGGTTCGACGGTGACCGGCACGCAAGCGTCCAGTTTACCCATGGCCGCAGGGGCCAGCTGCGGGTCCTCGTCGATTTCGAGTCCCACGCCATGGCCGGTGAGGAACGGC
Above is a genomic segment from Streptomyces sp. SLBN-31 containing:
- a CDS encoding aspartate carbamoyltransferase catalytic subunit — its product is MQRHLISAADLTRDDAVLILDTAEEMARVADRPIKKLPTLRGRTIVNLFFEDSTRTRISFEAAEKRLSADVINFTAKGSSVSKGESLKDTAQTLEAMGVDAVVIRHGASGAPYRLANSGWIDAAVINAGDGTHQHPTQALLDAFTMRRRLVGRDAGLGQDLAGRRITIVGDVLHSRVARSNVDLLHTLGAEVTLVAPPTLVPVGVETWPCEVSYDLDSTLTKSDAVMMLRVQRERMNAAFFPTEREYSRRYGLDGDRMARMPEHAIVMHPGPMVRGMEITAEVADSDRCTVVEQVANGVSIRMAVLYLLLGGNEPAVTHARIEEK
- the pyrR gene encoding bifunctional pyr operon transcriptional regulator/uracil phosphoribosyltransferase PyrR gives rise to the protein MDKHDKQDTQASDARPVLEGPDIARVLTRIAHEIVERAKGADDVVLLGIPTRGVFLAQRLAAKLEQITERKIPVGSLDITMYRDDLRMHPPRALARTEIPGDGIDGKLVVLVDDVLFSGRTVRAALDALNDVGRPRAVQLAVLVDRGHRELPIRADYVGKNLPTSLRETVKVQLAEEDGRDTVLLGAKQPQ
- the bldD gene encoding transcriptional regulator BldD; the protein is MSSEYAKQLGAKLRAIRTQQGLSLHGVEEKSQGRWKAVVVGSYERGDRAVTVQRLAELADFYGVPVQELLPGTTPGGAAEPPPKLVLDLERLATVPAEKAGPLQRYAATIQSQRGDYNGKVLSIRQDDLRTLAVIYDQSPSVLTEQLISWGVLDADARRAVAHEES
- the nusB gene encoding transcription antitermination factor NusB, which produces MAARNTARKRAFQILFEGDQRGADVLTVLADWIRLSRDDTRQPPVSEYTMQLVEGYAKQAKRIDELIAQYSVGWTLDRMPVVDRNLLRLGAYELIWVDEVPDAVVLDEMVQLAKEFSTQESPAFVNGLLGRLKELKPSLRRDEA
- the efp gene encoding elongation factor P codes for the protein MASTNDLKNGLVLKLEGGQLWSVVEFQHVKPGKGPAFVRTKLKNVLSGKVVDKTFNAGVKVETATVDKRDMQFSYMDGEYFVFMDMETYDQLMVDRKAVGDAANFLIEGFTATVAQHEGEVLFVELPAAVELVVQETEPGLQGDRSTGGTKPATLETGHQIQVPLFITTGEKIKVDTRTSDYLGRVNS